In a genomic window of Venatoribacter cucullus:
- a CDS encoding transporter substrate-binding domain-containing protein — protein sequence MQWEGDLQRQRWRWRQRMVLVVVAVSLISSVLAIALHYYFSRSMALSSAEARYELAATTTRDYLSGIDNRASQIVRILARHPNLMEQQWVHPDTAELFAEVMRSNPVFYAIYIGFGNGDFYELVNLNTSDDVRLQLQAMPSDRWVEIVVQGEGAKRERRFTYLNEQLQANYSRSERSDYDATQRLWFTNATRNKVYKTRPYLFQHLQAPGQSFSLQIPASQAATERPAVLTVDVAFSALSDQLRSQPLSLDGELFLFQRSGELLASNHATVQQRALPKPPPLALSEAQQAYIKSLGKIRVANEPDWAPIDFAIAGEPKGYSIDLLRLLAGMTGLELEFINGYRWPELVQLFNKGELEILQPVIATDENRARGIFTDAWLTLDYTLVTRKDTAAPANLEDLYPRVLVMPEGWSLNAVLKQRYPNLAVRIVDSTRTALEMVANGQAFATLDSETILRRTAGQFFLRDLVFHSEINGLQALPATVHFQLRQDLQPLADILNSAIAALPGNVLAQLQERWLHDSEIPRDIALSVVPYPAVLDMVARGNGRAMVPQGESGEHYYFFVSSLSRISDREEYFAFVVTEQRLFTSALRDVQRSAFIIGLFWLLLMPVILFFLLRPLRAVNSDPA from the coding sequence ATGCAGTGGGAAGGAGATCTGCAACGCCAGCGCTGGCGTTGGCGGCAACGCATGGTACTGGTGGTGGTTGCCGTCAGTCTTATCAGTTCGGTGCTGGCAATTGCCCTGCATTATTATTTCAGCCGCAGCATGGCCCTCAGTTCCGCTGAGGCCCGCTACGAACTGGCCGCGACCACCACCCGCGATTACCTCAGCGGTATTGATAACCGCGCCAGTCAGATTGTGCGTATTCTGGCCCGGCACCCCAATCTGATGGAGCAGCAATGGGTGCATCCGGATACCGCAGAACTGTTTGCTGAAGTCATGCGCAGTAACCCGGTCTTTTATGCCATTTATATCGGCTTTGGTAACGGCGATTTTTACGAGCTGGTGAACCTGAATACCAGCGATGATGTCCGCCTCCAGCTGCAGGCAATGCCCAGTGACCGTTGGGTGGAAATTGTCGTGCAGGGGGAAGGAGCCAAACGCGAACGCCGGTTTACCTACCTGAATGAACAGCTGCAGGCGAATTATTCCCGCAGCGAACGCAGTGATTACGACGCGACTCAGCGCTTATGGTTTACCAACGCCACCCGCAACAAAGTCTATAAAACCCGCCCGTATTTATTTCAGCATCTGCAGGCACCGGGGCAGAGTTTTTCCCTGCAGATTCCCGCCAGTCAGGCAGCCACTGAACGGCCGGCAGTGCTGACGGTGGATGTGGCCTTTTCGGCGCTGTCCGATCAATTACGCAGCCAGCCGCTGAGCCTCGATGGTGAATTATTTTTATTTCAGCGCAGCGGTGAATTACTGGCCAGTAATCATGCCACGGTACAGCAACGGGCGTTACCCAAACCACCACCGTTAGCCCTCAGCGAAGCGCAGCAAGCCTATATTAAAAGTCTGGGCAAAATCCGCGTTGCCAACGAGCCCGACTGGGCCCCTATTGATTTTGCCATTGCCGGCGAACCCAAAGGCTACAGTATTGATTTACTGCGCTTGCTGGCCGGTATGACCGGGCTGGAACTGGAATTTATTAATGGCTATCGCTGGCCGGAATTAGTTCAGCTGTTTAATAAAGGCGAGCTGGAAATACTGCAGCCGGTGATTGCGACGGATGAAAACCGGGCGCGGGGGATTTTTACCGACGCCTGGCTGACGCTGGATTACACGCTGGTTACCCGTAAAGACACTGCTGCCCCCGCCAATCTGGAGGATTTATACCCCAGAGTGCTGGTGATGCCGGAAGGCTGGTCGCTGAATGCGGTGCTGAAGCAACGCTACCCCAATCTGGCCGTGCGAATTGTTGATTCCACCCGGACGGCCCTGGAAATGGTGGCCAATGGTCAGGCGTTTGCCACCCTCGACAGCGAAACCATTTTAAGACGCACCGCGGGACAGTTTTTTCTGCGTGATCTGGTTTTTCACAGTGAAATAAACGGGCTGCAGGCATTACCGGCGACGGTACATTTTCAGTTGCGGCAAGATTTACAGCCACTGGCAGACATTCTGAACAGCGCCATCGCCGCTTTACCCGGCAATGTGTTGGCGCAACTGCAGGAACGCTGGCTGCATGACAGTGAAATACCCCGCGATATTGCCCTGTCGGTCGTACCCTATCCGGCGGTACTGGATATGGTTGCGCGGGGTAACGGCCGGGCCATGGTGCCGCAGGGTGAAAGTGGCGAACATTATTACTTTTTTGTGTCTTCCCTCAGCCGTATCAGCGACCGTGAAGAATATTTTGCCTTTGTGGTCACCGAACAACGGCTGTTTACCAGTGCCCTGCGGGACGTGCAGCGTTCGGCCTTTATTATCGGTTTATTCTGGTTGCTGCTGATGCCGGTTATTTTGTTTTTCCTGCTGCGGCCATTGCGAGCCGTGAATTCCGACCCGGCCTGA
- a CDS encoding DUF3592 domain-containing protein, protein MAKRAGSGKSIGGLLFGLFFLLGGLVAGYFSVLKPLGQTALAMAWQPVPAQMSELQLKFNKDSASKVVGRYEYQYAGQTYQSGRISFYAGYDNVGDYWEQLYRHLQRQQETGQVTAWVNPHQPDEAVLDRSVRVPMLVFGGVFMLLFGGIGAGIMVWSWRADRRGEQEQRLLAGEHSALPAGIASNERHSGWLLYGIGATFILITSPAWWALPDELGKGNHGILAVLIFPLIGAGLVLAGWLSFRGYKRIGPTPFFPDPLPGYAGGQVGGYFELDGRSPVSRLRCRLECVHVYSSGSSKNRRTHRDVLWQEERLAIPEHDRMYMQFEVPEELPASGAPGYRGSILWTLTCEGELRVPQPNSDTRLRLPLSRSWTIPVAAGAGRAQWQAPTSVQQQEQQQRRQQAAESATRQIAARQQGDTLQLHSAAARNAGTSVLFMLMGLLFAGIGIFMLQVARDDGGMLWLFPLLFTPMGLLVLWLGVSSLGRSLEADIRPGQVRMVRRFMGRPLYQRQAQLRSPEQLQVELTMTANMNGKVTEYFRVVATDEQRKLVLAESIAGREAAEQIRQNIIAVACQDLTAELII, encoded by the coding sequence ATGGCTAAGCGGGCCGGCAGCGGTAAATCCATTGGCGGATTATTGTTTGGTTTATTTTTTTTGCTGGGCGGATTGGTAGCGGGTTATTTCTCCGTATTAAAACCGCTGGGACAGACGGCGCTGGCCATGGCCTGGCAACCTGTCCCGGCGCAGATGAGTGAGTTGCAGCTTAAATTCAATAAAGACTCTGCCAGTAAAGTGGTGGGCCGCTATGAATACCAATACGCCGGCCAGACCTACCAGTCCGGGCGCATCAGTTTTTATGCCGGCTATGACAATGTCGGTGATTACTGGGAACAACTTTACCGGCACCTGCAACGCCAGCAGGAAACGGGGCAAGTAACGGCCTGGGTGAATCCTCATCAGCCGGATGAGGCGGTGCTTGACCGCAGTGTCCGCGTTCCCATGCTGGTGTTTGGTGGCGTCTTTATGCTGCTATTTGGCGGCATCGGGGCGGGTATTATGGTCTGGTCGTGGCGCGCTGACCGCCGCGGTGAACAGGAGCAGCGTCTGTTAGCCGGTGAGCACAGTGCCTTACCCGCTGGTATTGCCAGCAATGAACGTCATTCCGGCTGGTTGCTGTATGGCATTGGTGCAACGTTTATTCTGATTACTTCGCCGGCCTGGTGGGCGCTTCCGGATGAACTGGGCAAAGGCAATCATGGCATTCTCGCGGTACTTATTTTTCCGTTAATTGGTGCTGGTCTGGTGCTGGCCGGCTGGTTGTCGTTCCGCGGTTATAAACGGATTGGTCCAACACCGTTTTTTCCGGATCCATTGCCCGGTTATGCCGGTGGCCAGGTCGGTGGTTATTTTGAGCTGGACGGCCGCAGTCCGGTGTCGCGTTTGCGCTGCCGGCTTGAATGTGTGCATGTGTACAGCAGTGGCAGCAGCAAGAATCGCAGAACACATAGGGATGTACTGTGGCAGGAAGAACGGCTGGCCATACCCGAACATGACCGGATGTATATGCAGTTTGAGGTGCCGGAAGAGTTACCCGCCAGCGGAGCGCCCGGTTACCGTGGCAGTATTCTCTGGACCTTAACCTGTGAAGGTGAATTACGGGTGCCGCAGCCCAACAGCGATACCAGGCTGCGGTTGCCGTTGTCGCGCAGCTGGACTATTCCGGTGGCCGCCGGTGCCGGGCGGGCGCAATGGCAGGCGCCGACCAGCGTACAGCAACAGGAACAGCAGCAACGCCGGCAACAGGCGGCAGAATCCGCTACCCGGCAGATTGCCGCCCGGCAACAGGGCGATACGCTGCAGCTGCACAGCGCCGCGGCCCGCAATGCCGGCACCAGTGTGCTGTTTATGCTGATGGGGCTGCTTTTTGCCGGTATCGGTATTTTTATGCTGCAGGTCGCCCGTGACGACGGCGGGATGTTGTGGCTGTTTCCGCTGCTGTTTACGCCAATGGGTTTGTTGGTGCTGTGGCTGGGTGTGTCGTCACTGGGGCGCAGCCTGGAGGCCGATATTCGCCCCGGCCAGGTACGCATGGTGCGCCGCTTTATGGGGCGCCCTTTGTATCAGCGGCAGGCCCAGCTACGCTCCCCGGAACAACTGCAGGTGGAACTGACCATGACGGCCAACATGAATGGCAAGGTAACGGAATACTTTCGCGTCGTGGCGACGGATGAACAACGCAAACTGGTACTGGCGGAAAGTATTGCCGGCCGTGAAGCGGCCGAGCAGATCCGTCAGAATATTATTGCGGTTGCCTGTCAGGACCTGACGGCTGAACTGATTATCTGA
- a CDS encoding glycosyltransferase codes for MNKTALIIGYVWPEPNSSAAGSRMLQLIRALQDGGNQVHYASPAEFSEHAADLPALGITPQRIALNCSSFDDYVQQLQPALVLFDRFMMEEQFGWRVEKFCSQALRILDTEDLHCLRHARQQQFKAAVKLLAEEAPLPLQVDNEFLFSEVAVREIAAILRCDLSLMISAAEIEILQRRFQVPATQLLYLPFMEDLPLRAAGPDFSQRQHFVAIGNFRHEPNWDAVRYLKEALWPRIRQQLPQAELHIYGAYPPPKATQLHNAREGFLVKGWADDAIRVIQQARVMLAPLRFGAGLKGKLIDAARSGTPAVTTGIGAEGMYDAGAEPVLLANGAEEFAAAAVRLYRDETLWQLLQQQGLGLIQQRFAYAVHAPRLQQQLLQLQGSIAEHRRQHFYSQMLRHHSLKSTQYMAQWIEAKTRR; via the coding sequence ATGAATAAAACCGCCCTGATTATTGGCTATGTCTGGCCCGAGCCCAATTCGTCAGCCGCCGGCAGCCGTATGCTGCAGCTGATCCGTGCCCTCCAGGACGGCGGCAATCAGGTGCATTACGCCTCGCCGGCGGAATTCAGTGAGCACGCGGCCGATTTACCGGCACTGGGCATTACCCCGCAACGCATTGCGTTAAATTGCTCGTCTTTTGATGATTATGTGCAGCAGCTGCAGCCCGCGCTGGTGTTGTTTGACCGCTTTATGATGGAAGAACAATTCGGCTGGCGGGTAGAAAAATTCTGTTCGCAGGCGCTGCGCATTCTGGATACCGAAGACCTGCATTGTTTGCGCCATGCGCGCCAGCAACAATTCAAAGCCGCAGTAAAATTGTTGGCTGAAGAGGCGCCGCTGCCGTTGCAGGTCGACAATGAGTTTTTATTCAGTGAAGTGGCGGTGCGGGAAATTGCCGCTATTTTGCGTTGTGATCTGAGCCTGATGATTTCAGCGGCGGAAATAGAAATATTGCAGCGGCGCTTTCAGGTGCCGGCCACGCAGCTGTTGTATCTGCCCTTTATGGAAGATCTGCCGCTTCGGGCGGCGGGACCGGATTTTTCTCAGCGCCAGCATTTTGTCGCTATTGGAAATTTCCGCCACGAACCGAACTGGGATGCCGTACGCTATTTAAAAGAAGCATTATGGCCGCGTATCCGCCAGCAATTACCCCAGGCTGAGTTGCATATTTATGGTGCTTACCCACCACCGAAAGCCACGCAGCTGCACAATGCCCGCGAGGGGTTTCTGGTAAAAGGCTGGGCCGATGATGCCATCCGGGTTATTCAGCAGGCACGGGTAATGCTGGCGCCGTTGCGTTTTGGAGCCGGTTTAAAAGGCAAATTAATCGATGCGGCGCGCAGTGGCACGCCGGCCGTTACCACCGGTATCGGTGCCGAAGGTATGTACGATGCCGGCGCGGAACCGGTACTGCTGGCCAATGGTGCCGAAGAGTTTGCTGCCGCGGCGGTGCGGTTATACCGCGATGAAACACTGTGGCAGTTATTGCAGCAGCAGGGGCTGGGGTTGATTCAGCAGCGCTTTGCCTATGCTGTGCATGCTCCACGCCTGCAGCAACAGTTACTGCAGTTGCAGGGCAGCATTGCTGAGCATCGCCGGCAACATTTTTACAGCCAGATGCTGCGTCACCACAGCCTGAAAAGCACTCAGTACATGGCGCAGTGGATTGAAGCCAAGACCCGGCGCTGA
- a CDS encoding DUF2798 domain-containing protein, which translates to MKQRLAFTLMMSFTLSVLMTLWITFINLGAAPDFFARWLKAWVLAWPTAFVIAFITGPTIQKLSLRFK; encoded by the coding sequence ATGAAACAACGCCTCGCCTTTACTCTGATGATGTCATTCACCTTATCGGTGCTGATGACCCTGTGGATCACCTTTATCAATCTGGGCGCCGCCCCGGACTTCTTCGCCCGTTGGCTGAAAGCCTGGGTACTGGCCTGGCCGACCGCTTTTGTCATTGCGTTTATTACCGGCCCGACCATTCAGAAATTGTCGCTGCGGTTTAAGTAA
- the groL gene encoding chaperonin GroEL (60 kDa chaperone family; promotes refolding of misfolded polypeptides especially under stressful conditions; forms two stacked rings of heptamers to form a barrel-shaped 14mer; ends can be capped by GroES; misfolded proteins enter the barrel where they are refolded when GroES binds) — MAAKEVKFGNDARVKMLAGVNVLANAVKVTLGPKGRNVVLEKSFGAPTITKDGVSVAREIELEDKFENMGAQMVKEVASQANDQAGDGTTTATVLAQAIVNEGLKSVAAGMNPMDLKRGIDKATAAVVEALKAQAKPCTDTKSIAQVGTISANADESVGRIIAEAMEKVGKEGVITVEEGKGLEDELEVVEGMQFDRGFLSPYFINNQEKMVVELDHPLVLLVDKKVDNLQELIPVLEAVAKSGRPLLIVAEDVEGQALATLVVNNLRGTFKVAAVKAPGFGDRRKAMLQDIAVLTGGQVISEEVGMSLETTTLDVLGTAKKVVISKENTVIVDGAGSADGVKARVEQIRAEIAASTSDYDKEKLQERVAKLAGGVAVIKVGAGSEVEMKEKKDRVDDALHATRAAVEEGVVPGGGVALVRALTQVKVVGDNEDQNVGIALALRAMEAPIRQIAANAGAEGSVVVDKVKAGSGAFGYNAATGEYGDMIEMGILDPAKVTRTSLQAAASVAGLMITTEAMVAELPKKDAPAMPDMGGMGGMGGMGMM, encoded by the coding sequence ATGGCTGCTAAAGAAGTAAAATTTGGCAATGACGCCCGCGTAAAAATGCTGGCGGGTGTAAACGTACTGGCGAACGCCGTTAAAGTGACCCTGGGCCCGAAAGGCCGTAACGTGGTGCTGGAAAAATCCTTCGGCGCCCCGACCATCACCAAAGACGGTGTGTCCGTTGCGCGTGAAATTGAACTGGAAGACAAGTTCGAAAACATGGGCGCGCAGATGGTGAAAGAAGTGGCGTCCCAGGCCAACGATCAGGCCGGTGACGGCACCACCACCGCCACCGTACTGGCGCAGGCCATTGTGAACGAAGGCCTGAAGTCTGTGGCCGCGGGCATGAACCCGATGGACCTGAAGCGTGGTATCGACAAAGCCACTGCGGCGGTGGTTGAAGCCCTGAAAGCTCAGGCCAAACCCTGCACCGACACCAAGTCCATTGCTCAGGTTGGTACTATTTCTGCCAACGCCGATGAATCCGTCGGCCGCATCATTGCCGAAGCCATGGAAAAAGTCGGTAAAGAAGGCGTGATCACCGTTGAAGAAGGCAAAGGCCTGGAAGACGAACTGGAAGTGGTTGAAGGCATGCAGTTCGACCGTGGCTTCCTGTCTCCGTACTTCATCAACAACCAGGAAAAAATGGTCGTCGAGCTGGACCACCCGCTGGTGCTGCTGGTCGACAAAAAAGTCGACAACCTGCAGGAACTGATCCCGGTTCTGGAAGCAGTGGCTAAGTCTGGTCGTCCGCTGCTGATCGTCGCTGAAGACGTTGAAGGTCAGGCGCTGGCCACGCTGGTGGTGAACAACCTGCGCGGTACCTTCAAAGTAGCCGCCGTAAAAGCCCCGGGCTTTGGTGACCGTCGTAAAGCCATGCTGCAGGACATTGCTGTACTGACCGGTGGTCAGGTGATTTCTGAAGAAGTCGGTATGTCGCTGGAAACCACCACGCTGGACGTACTGGGTACTGCCAAGAAAGTGGTGATCAGCAAAGAAAACACCGTGATTGTTGACGGTGCCGGTTCCGCTGATGGTGTGAAAGCCCGTGTCGAGCAGATCCGTGCCGAAATCGCCGCTTCTACTTCTGACTACGACAAAGAAAAACTGCAGGAACGCGTGGCCAAACTGGCGGGCGGTGTTGCCGTCATCAAAGTCGGTGCCGGCTCTGAAGTGGAAATGAAAGAGAAGAAAGACCGCGTGGATGACGCTCTGCACGCAACCCGTGCCGCAGTAGAAGAAGGCGTGGTTCCTGGCGGTGGTGTGGCTCTGGTGCGCGCTCTGACTCAGGTGAAAGTGGTTGGCGACAACGAAGATCAGAACGTCGGTATCGCCCTGGCCCTGCGCGCCATGGAAGCCCCGATCCGTCAGATCGCTGCCAACGCCGGCGCGGAAGGCTCTGTGGTGGTGGATAAAGTGAAAGCCGGTTCCGGCGCCTTCGGTTACAACGCCGCCACTGGTGAGTACGGCGATATGATCGAGATGGGTATCCTTGACCCGGCCAAAGTAACCCGTACCTCACTGCAGGCGGCGGCGTCTGTGGCCGGTCTGATGATCACCACCGAAGCCATGGTCGCCGAGCTGCCGAAGAAAGACGCACCGGCCATGCCAGACATGGGTGGAATGGGCGGCATGGGCGGCATGGGCATGATGTAA
- a CDS encoding co-chaperone GroES — MKIRPLHDRVVVRRKEEEQTTAGGILLPGSAAEKPNQGEVVAVGTGRVSNDGSVVAMSVKVGDTVVFGKYSGSNTIKIDGEDLLILNESEIYGVIEA; from the coding sequence ATGAAAATCCGTCCTTTACACGATCGCGTGGTAGTGCGTCGCAAGGAAGAAGAGCAAACCACCGCTGGTGGCATTCTGCTGCCGGGTTCTGCTGCTGAAAAACCGAATCAGGGTGAAGTGGTTGCCGTCGGTACTGGCCGTGTTTCCAACGATGGCAGCGTTGTTGCCATGTCGGTCAAAGTAGGCGACACCGTGGTATTCGGTAAGTACTCCGGCTCCAACACCATCAAAATCGATGGTGAAGACCTGCTGATCCTGAACGAAAGCGAAATCTACGGCGTTATCGAAGCGTAA
- a CDS encoding FxsA family protein has product MPFLILFIVLPILELTVMIKVGTAIGALSTVGLILLTAIVGMVLIRAQGLMTLLRAREKLAAGTLPARELAEGFLLAFAGALLIVPGFITDALGALLLLPPVRKALAGSALKALQMKGTVTMYQSHSVGGERDVFDATDNRITRQPGQRQPPADVIDGEYRRED; this is encoded by the coding sequence GTGCCGTTTCTTATCCTCTTTATAGTGCTGCCGATTCTGGAACTGACCGTCATGATTAAGGTTGGTACGGCTATCGGCGCACTGTCGACCGTTGGTCTGATTCTTCTCACTGCCATTGTCGGTATGGTGCTGATCCGCGCCCAGGGCTTAATGACCTTGTTGCGGGCGCGTGAAAAACTGGCCGCCGGTACCTTGCCAGCCCGCGAGCTGGCCGAGGGTTTTCTGCTGGCCTTTGCCGGCGCGCTGTTGATTGTGCCCGGCTTTATTACCGACGCTCTCGGCGCGTTGTTGTTGCTGCCGCCGGTGCGTAAGGCTCTGGCGGGGTCAGCCTTAAAGGCGCTGCAGATGAAAGGAACCGTCACCATGTACCAGAGCCACAGCGTGGGCGGCGAGCGGGATGTATTCGATGCCACCGACAACCGCATTACCCGCCAGCCGGGGCAGCGTCAGCCGCCAGCGGATGTGATCGATGGTGAATACCGCCGCGAAGACTGA
- a CDS encoding metal-dependent hydrolase, with amino-acid sequence MSQNNHNQPRPFEIKPRRMAFDTDAPMNKYTFNNNSLVSTFFYALSALFPDGERFFIHSVRNYQNEIDDPVLLAQIRGFIGQEAHHGHSHEGLNKAIGDMGFPMQEITGRLQQRVAMLKKHLGRGRQLALTVAMEHFTASMAEFLLKNPEILDPVDPTVRNMLIWHAVEEIEHKAVAFDVFRLKVNNERMRKRVMVISMFSLFSRIAYYQFLLLKADRHFPSLKEWVEATRFFWGKKGILRDNLKSMRQFFRTGFHPWDIDQQYLIDGWQQRHPEVAALQIQ; translated from the coding sequence ATGAGCCAGAATAACCATAATCAACCCCGGCCATTTGAGATCAAACCACGGCGCATGGCCTTCGATACCGATGCCCCGATGAACAAATACACCTTTAATAACAACTCGCTGGTCAGTACGTTTTTTTACGCGCTGTCGGCGCTGTTTCCCGATGGCGAACGCTTCTTTATTCATTCGGTGCGCAATTACCAGAATGAAATCGACGATCCGGTATTACTGGCACAGATCCGCGGCTTTATTGGTCAGGAAGCGCATCACGGCCATTCGCACGAAGGTCTGAATAAGGCCATCGGTGACATGGGCTTCCCGATGCAGGAAATTACTGGTCGTTTGCAGCAACGGGTGGCCATGCTGAAAAAGCACCTCGGGCGTGGCCGGCAACTGGCCTTAACGGTGGCGATGGAACACTTTACGGCGTCTATGGCGGAGTTTCTGCTGAAAAATCCCGAGATTCTTGATCCGGTCGACCCTACCGTGCGCAATATGCTGATCTGGCATGCGGTGGAAGAAATCGAGCACAAAGCCGTGGCTTTTGATGTGTTCCGCCTGAAGGTGAACAACGAGCGGATGCGCAAACGGGTAATGGTGATTTCAATGTTCAGCCTGTTCTCGCGTATTGCCTATTACCAGTTCCTGTTACTGAAGGCCGACCGGCATTTTCCCAGCCTGAAAGAATGGGTTGAAGCCACGCGCTTTTTCTGGGGCAAAAAAGGCATTCTGCGCGACAACCTGAAATCCATGCGGCAATTCTTCCGCACCGGTTTTCACCCCTGGGATATTGACCAGCAGTACCTGATCGACGGCTGGCAACAACGCCACCCCGAGGTGGCTGCCTTACAGATTCAGTAA